The Clostridium beijerinckii genomic sequence AATTCCGATGTTGTTAATTTATTTTTAAAGCAGGTGATAATGAAGCAGCTTAAGTTTAGTTTCACAAAGCAATTAAAGAGGTAGATTTTAATGAAGAATAAATTTTTTATATTAACTATTGTGATATTAGCATTGATGTTTACAGGATGCTCAAAATTATATGAAAATGACGATATAGTAAAAATAGGATATATTGGAAATTTTACTGAATTGCCTTTATTTGCGGCATATGAAAATGGATATTTTGAGAAAGAAGGAGTAAAGGTAGAATTAGTAAAAATTAATGATAATGAAGTTGAAGAAAAAATAAAGAATGGAAATATTGATGCATTTACATGCGATTATAAATTTTTAAAATGGAATAATCCTAATATTAATATGAAAGTTAGTATGGGTATTACAAGCGGTGCAATTGAAATTATAACATCAAAAGATAGTAATCTTCAAAAAATTACCGATATAGAAAATAAAAGAATAGGTATTGTAAATCAAGGAGATGGAACTATGGCCGCTGCCATTAATGTATTAAATAAAAATAATATAAATGATAATAGTATTAAATGGGTTTATTTAAAGGATGAAAATCCAACAACAGCTATTGAAAATGGAGAGGTTGATGCTGCTGTGGTTTGGGATATAAATAGAGAAGATAATAATATTAATGTTATATATAAAACTGGACTTATAGATAGTGAAAATTCATCAGGCAATAATCATGGTAATCATGGCAATAGTTATTTTTATATTAATTTTGCTGGAGTAAGAAGTGAGATTGCTGACAAGTATCCAGAAAAGACAGCAGGTATTTTACGCGCGTGGATTGAAGGTGCGGCTGATGTTGAGGAAGGTAAGGATAAATCTTTAAGTAATGCTGTGGAAAAAGGATATATAAAAAATGTAAGTGAGGATGAAGAAGCTAAAACAAAATATTTTATGTGGATGCCTTCAGTTAAAACAGGTAAAGAAAATTTAAAGGAATATATACATATTCAAAAATCAATGGGAATTATTAATAGTGATTTAAATGAAGAGAATTTTCTTAAGAGTATTTTTGCAGATGTGTTACCATTTTGGGATTAGCAAACTTTTAGATATTAACCATAGAAAAGAACCAAAGATTAGAATATACAATTTTATGTGTCTGACTAGAAAACTGGAGGATATATATTTTATTAAAAGATAGAATATACATCCTCCAGTTTTCTTTTATTAAATTACCGATTTGTATAATTATGAAAAAAAACTGTTTCAACATTAATTACTTATAGCTATGGTTTAAAAGCAATAAAAAATTAAGAAAGGTGGAGAAGCATGAAGAAAATAAATTTAAATATTGCAGAAGTAGAAAAGCGTGAAACAAGATTGGGAACAATTATAGCTTGGGATGGTAATGCAGCGGAACTTGTAGAGCAATCTGACTATAATGGAAGAGGGTGCGGCAGTAAAAATGGCAGTTGTAGACTATGTGAAATAGAAGGCCCCTTTGCTCAAGGCTCTGGATGTTCTGAGGAAATGGTAGAGTGTCAAGCAGGTCAGGTTAGAGATGCAGTATTAATACAACATTCACCAATTGGATGTGGTGCTGGACAAGTTGGAAATAACAGACTATTCCGTTTTGGACTTGCAACAAGAAATCTCCCAATAGAAAATGTAAAAATTATGAGCACTAATTTACTTGAAGGTGATATGGTTTTTGGAGCAACAAAGAAGTTAAAACAGACAGTTGAAGATGCATATAAGAGGTATAAACCAAAGACTATTTTTATAGTATCATCATGTGCGACTGGAATAATTGGAGAAGATATTGAAAGTGTAGCATCTGAATATGAAAAAAAACTTAAAATTCCAATAGTGCCATTGATTTGCGAAGGTTTTAAGTCAAAGCACTGGACTACAGGATTTGACGCTACACAGCATGGTATCTTAAGACAAATAGTAAACAAGCATCCTAAAAAGCAGGAAGATTTAATTAATATTATTACACTTTGGGGATCAGATGTATATACCCCAATGTTTAGAGAGCTTGGGCTTAGAGTTAATTTTGTAATTGACTTAGCAAGTGTTGAGGATTTGGAAAGGCTATCAGAAGCAGCGGGTACCGTAAGCTTCTGTTATACATTATCCTCTTATCTTTCAGCTGGTTTAGAACAGTATTTTGGAGTTCCAGAAATAAAAGCTCCGCAACCATATGGATTCAAGGGAACTGATGCATGGCTTAGAGAAATAGGAAGAGTAACTCATAGAGAAGAATTAGTTGAAAAATATATTGAAAAAGAACATAAGAGAGTTGAACCTATTATCAATGAATTAAGGAAGAAACTAAAAGGAGTAAAAGGATTCACTTCAACTGGCTCTGGATATTCTCATGGTCTTATCACAGTACTTAGAGAACTAGGAATATCAGTAGATGGTTCTTTAGTATTCCATCATGATCCAGTATATGATAGTGGAAATGTAGAAGCAGATTCCTTAAAACACTTAGTCGATAATTATGGAGATGTTAAAAACTTTAGTGTTAGCAACAGACAACAGTATCAATTTTATAGCTTGCTAAAAAGAGTTAATCCAGATTTTATTTTAATAAAACATGGAGGATTATCACCACTTGCATCAAAATTGGGAATTTCAGCTGCACCTTTAAGTGATGAAAGTTTAACAATAGGTTATCAGGGAATGATATATCTGGGAAACAAGATATTAGATATTTTAGCAAAAAAGAAATTCCATAACATTCTGAAAGAACATACAGAAATGCAGTATACAGACTGGTGGTTAGAACAATCTGATCCATATGTATTAGCTAAAAATCCTAACCTTTTAGATCAGAAATTTAATGAATTACTTGAATCAAGAAGAGCAGCAGCTATTTAGAAGGAGTTAAGAAGATAGATGAGTAAAAAAGTTAAAGAGATAGTGAGAACAAATTCTATAGAACAAGTGCGCTATGGATGTGCAATAGGAGCACTTGCATCAGTATCAGCAATTCCATATGCTATGCCAATCACACATTGTGGGCCAGGATGTACATCAAAACAATCCGGTGTATTAATGAGTAATGGCGCTCAAGGTGGTGGATATAGTGCCGGTCCCGTAATCCCATCCGTTAATGCAACAGAAAAAGAAGTTGTATTTGGTGGAGAAAAAAAGTTAAGAGAGTTAATTAAGGGTACTTTACTTATAGTTAAAGCAGACTTATACGTAGTGCTAAATGGGTGTATAGGCGAATTAGTAGGAGATGACATAGGCGCAGTTGTAAAAGAATTTCAGGAGTTAGGATTTCCAATAGTTCATGCAGATACAGGTGGATTCAAAGGAAATAATTTAATTGGTCATGAAATAGTTATTAAAGCTATAATTGATCAATTTGTAGGTGATTATATTGGTGAAAAAGAAGATAAACTTATTAATTTATGGTCAGAAGTACCTTATCAAAATACATTTTGGCGTGGAGATTTAGAAGAAATTAAAAGAATATTGGAAGGGTCAGGTTTTAAGGTTAATGTTTTCTTTGGGGTAGAGAGTAATGGTGTAGAAGAATGGAAAAGCATTCCTAAAGCGCAGTTTAATCTTGTACTTTCACCATGGGTTGGCCTTGAAATAGCAGAATATCTTGAGAAGAAATATGAACAACCATTTTTGCATATTCCTACTGTGCCAATTGGCGCAAAGGAGACAACGGATTTTCTTAGAAAAGTAGCAAAGTTTTCAGGTAAGAACAAGAGAAAGGTTGAAGACTTCATAAAAAGGGAAGAAAAAAGATATTATCATTATTTAGATAGTTTTTCAGAATTCTATGCAGAGTATGGATGGAGTGTAACCTCAATGTATGCTGTAATTAGTGATTCAACTTATGGTTTAGCACTTAATAGATTTTTGGCAGACCAATTAGGTTTTGTTCCAGCTATACAGGTTATTACAGATAATCCACCAGAAAAATATCGAAAACAAATAAGTAATCAATTTGAAAATCTTTCAGAAGGTGTATCTACTGAAGTTGAATATGCTGAAGATGGATATACAATAGATGAAATCATTAGAAATACTGATTTCAAGGGTAGAGCACCAATAATTTTTGGTACATCATGGGATAGAGATTTATCAAAAGAATTGAAAGGATATATTATGGAAATTGCTCTTCCTGTGTCAAATGAAATTGTTATTGATAGATGTTATGTTGGTTATAGAGGGGCATTAACATTCCTAGAAAGACTTTATACTATAGTCACAGCAACAGATACAAAGATAATAACATCATAAAAGTTTTTATGATGATATTTCTTATAATTTTAAATAATTTGGAAAGGTGTGACAGGAAGAATGAAACAAAGATATGTAAATATTATTGTTGTAGCTATTTTCTTTTTAATATGGGAATTAGCAGCTAGAACTGGAATATTAGATACTCAATTTATACCGGCATTTTCAACTGTAGCATTAAGAATGTTTAAGATGGCATTAAGTGGCGAATTATTTATCCATATTGCTATAAGTATTGAGAGAATGGCAATAGGATTTAGTTTAGCTACAATTGTAGCAGTACCAGCTGGATTTATCTTAGGAGGATGGGTTCCTAATTTAGCAAGCTTCTTTAATCCTCTGTTTACAAATTTTTCTCAGGTTAATCCATTTACTTTAATTCCATTATTTATAATTTTATTTGGAATTGGAGAAGCAGGTAAAGTAAGTATTATTTTCTGGGTTATATTATGGCCAATGCTTTTTACAACAATGGCAGGAATAAATCAAATAGATCCAATCTTTATTAAAGGTGCAAGATCAATGGGAGCTACTGGAATACAAATATTTTTCAATGTTATTCTTCCGGGAAGCATAAGTAGAATATTTACTGGTATAAAGACAGCATTAACAGTAGGATTTACTATGCTTATTGGTACCGAAATGGTTGGTTCCGAAGCAGGAATAGGATGGATTGTTTCTAATTCTCAAAAAAATTATGATGTACCTAAATTATATGTAGGAATTTTGACTATAGCAATAGTGGGAACATTAATATCGGTATTAGCTGATAATTTAAAAAGCTCAATAATTGTTTGGGAAGATAATTTAAAGGAAGAATAGTGTATAAATAAGGAAAGAGGTGAGTAACGTGAAGGAAAAAAACAAAGTAATATCTAAAATAGGAAAATTGATTTTTAGCACTTTATCAACAGCAGCATTCTTTGTAATTTGGTATTTAGCGACTTCAACTGGAATTTTAGATACTGGAATTATTCCTGAACCATTAAAAGTATTTAATCAATTGGCTACAAATATATTTAAGGGTGATTTGCTTAGTCATACATTACTGACATTTAAAAGAGCTATAATAGGTTTTTTTGTGGCATTAATAGTAGGATTATTAATAGGTTTTTTCTTAGCTTCTATTTCAAAGAAGTTGAGAAATTACGTAATTCCAATCTTACAATTTTTCGAAAAACTCAATCCGTTTGCACTTTTCCCTTTGTTCATGTTGTTTTTTGGAATAGGAGAATTTAGCAAAGTAATAATAATTTTTTGGGTTGCAGTTTGGCCAATTATTTTTCACACTATAGCTGGCGTAGAAGGTGTAGATAAGCTACTAATAAAGTCAGCAAGAACAATTGGAGCATCACCTAAAACAGAATTTTTCAAAGTAATTTTACCAGCAGCATTACCAGATATTATTACTGGTATTAAATTTAGCGCGCAAATAGCTTTTATATTAGTTATTTCAGCAGAAATGCTGAGTTCATCAGCTGGATTAGGATGGTTTATAAGTATTGCGAAAACACAATATAATCTTCCTAACTTATATGGAGGAACATTATTTGTTGCTGCATTAGGGATAACTATAAATAAAATATTAACCATATTAGAGAGCAAATTATTTGTATGGAGAGAAAAAACTTTTTAATATATTTAAGGAGGGGAAATTATAATGGCAATAGAAAAAGAAAAAAAAGTAAAAAGAGTTATTCAAGCAGTAATAGCAGTTTTGGTTATAGGAGGTATTATTATAGGAGCGCAACTTGGTAAGACGAAATATTCATCTCCATCTGAATCCTTGGAAGCTAATAGTAGCGCAAAAAGTGATGATAGTACTTCTACTAGTAGTGATGATTTATTTCCAATAAAAACGGCAACAAGAAAAGATTGTACATTAGCCCCTTTTTTGGTAGCAGATAAAAAGGGATTTTTTAAAGAGGAAGGATTGAAATTAGTATTTACTGGTGAACTAAGTAGTGATGCTGTCACACCTGCAATTTTGTCTGGAGATAATGATGTAGCGGATACACATCCGAATGCATTAGCGCTTAAGGTATATGGGGGATCAAAAATTAAAGCAGTAGGGCGCTCAATAATTGAACCTGGTCCTGGAGTAGATCCTAAATTGAGACATATGAGGTTCTACGTGAATAAAGATGCAGTAGCTGCTGGAGTTAAAACATGGAATGACTTAACAAATTATAAAGGCAATGAAAAACTTAAGTCAGCTGGTTATACTAATACTTGTGAAGATTTCATTCCTAATAAAATTTCAGATACTAAAGGTGTTTCAAGAGATAAATTTGAATGGATTACATTTGAAACAGATCTTCAAAAAATTGAAGCTTTAAAACTTGGACAAGTTGATATTATAGGTGTTCATCCGCCATTTTTCGATGCAGCGCAAGAAGCAGGACTTACTCAAATTGCAGATTCATCAGAAGCGGGACTTGGTGAAGCAACTGGAGTTTATTTATACTATTTCTCAGATAGTTTTATAGAAAAACATCCAGATAAAGTAGCAGCATTTGTTAAAGCTATGACTAAGGCACAAAAATGGGCGAATGCAAATGTTGAAGAAACAGCAAAATTAACTAGTGAATTTATAGGAACTGAAGTAAAAGGAAATCACTATTATTCTGAAACTACGAAAATTGATGAACAGACTATAAATCCATGGATTGAAGACTTAGAGAACACAGGAGCTATTCCTAAAGGAGCTATTAAAGTAGATGATATTATAACACATAAATTTGAGGCACAATAATGAAAAAAATACAGATGTTCTTTTAAAGCTTAAAGATAAACTAATAGAAATATCAGGTTTGATAATTTTGATTATAATCTGGGAATTTATAGCTAGAGCAAAAATTATAAATAGTGATGTATTTCCAAGTTTTGCGGTAACTATAGGAGAAATAGGTTATCTGTGGGGAAATGAGGATCTATATATGCATATAATGTCAACATTGTGGAGATTTACATTTGGACTTTTATCAGCCGTTTTAATAGGTGTGGCTGTAGGAAGTATATTTGCAAAATATAATGATATTTATTTAATGTTTGAACCTTTAATTAGAATTTTTTCGAAAGTTAATCCCTTTTCTTTAATTCCTGTATTTATTGCATTTTTTGGAACAGGTGAAATGGTAAGACTTGCAGCAATTATATGGGTTGGCGTGTTTCCGATATTACTGGGAACATTAAATGGGATAAAACAAATCGACAAGGATTTAATAAAAAACGTTAAAGCTATGAATATTTCGTTATTTGATATAATATTCAAAGTATATATTCAAGCATCTGCACATAGCATTTTTGCTGGGATCAGAATAAGCGTTCAAATGACATTTTTTATTATAATCGTTGGGGAAATGTTGGGCGTCAATTCAGGACTTGGATATCTTCTGCACAACGGAGCACATCATTATTTTGATGCACCTAAAGTATATGCGAGCTGTGTAATTATAATAATATTAGGAGTTATTATAAATAGATTTTTCAGATATATACAAAATGGGTTGTTTTTATGGGAAAAACCAGAGTCACTTTTTAAAAATCATAAAACCTATAAAAAAATAGACAACTTTACTTTAATTATTTTATCCATTATTATAGCGGGAATATTAATTTTAGGAGAAGTGCAATTAAAGTTGGCAGCGTATAAATCAGAACATCCTATTGAATTCTTTAAAGAGTAAAGTGTGATTAACAAGTGCTTTATTATGATATTAAAAGGGAGGAGTTGAATTAGGTGAAACTAAAAAATGTGAATATAAGAGGTTATATTACAATAGTAATTTTTATTTTTGCTTGGGAATTTTTTTGCAGACTTAAAATATTAGATCCTGTGCTTATTCCATCTTTTTCGAAAGTTATAACTGGAATAGGTGAATTGTTTTTAAAGCAAAAACTGTTATATCATATAGAGCTAAGTTTTTATCGGTCTTTTTTAGGATTTTTACTTTCAATTATAATTGCAGTACCATTAGGTATTGCAATTAGTATTTTAGTAAAACAAATGCAATCATCAGTAGAACTTGTTTTAGATGCGTGTTCCCAGATAAATCCATTTATTATTTATCATCTAATTATAATTATTTTAGGTGTTGGAGAATTTACGCAGATCGTAGTTATTACATGGACATGCATTTGGCCAATACTTTTTAGTACCATAACTGGAATACTTAATGTAGACGATTCTTATATTAAACATGGAAAATCTTTTGCACTTAATAAATGGAATTTTATAAGTAAAATATTATTACCAGGTGCTTTACCGCAAATTATGCATGGTGTTAAACTAAGTCTGAATTATTCATTATTTATGCTAATAGCCGCAGAGATGATGGGAGGGAGTTCTGGCCTTGGATTTCTAATTAAATCATGTCAAAATATGTACAGAGTTGATTGGGTAATAGGAATAGTTATTGTTATAGCTATGATAGGATTGTTAATGGATTCAATAGTTATGTATTTAGAAAATAAAAACGTATATTTGAAATATATACTCCATGAAAAAGAATAAGAAGATATAGTTTTTTATAGCATATTATACTAATTCCCACATATCTCATTTTATTCGAATGACAAAAGTATAAGTTTAAAGAGTATTTGCTTTATAAAGAATCTGTCTAACTAAGTGAAAATAATACGGTATATTATATATAGATTAATTAATGTAATAGCTTCACTTTCAGCTTAATTTATTTTTGGGGTTCTAAAATCATAAGGGATTCTTTAATAATAAAGCTTAATATGTTATAGAAATTTTTTTGTAAAAATGAAAAAGTATATTGACTAATTATTACTATATAGAATATAATAGGTAATAATAAATCATAGTAATTCAATAGGAATAATAAGAAAAAAGTATAGTATATATTAATATATACTAATTATAATTTTAATGCGATGAAGGGAATAAGTATATTGAGGAAAATTTTCAGAGAGGAATTCTTAAAATAGCTGAAAGGAATTCTAAATGGAACTCTATAGAATGCATCCTGGAGTACTAAGTTGAATTTTTGGTATGTTTAAAAATAATAAGGTCGTTAAATTTAATTTTGTAGATCAATTATTTTATATACTTGAATTAGTAGGCTTAGCAGTAGTGCCTGATATAGCACATAAAGATGTTATGCGTAAGACCGATTAAATTTTAAGCATAATAATCAGAGTGGAACCGCGGAAATTTTCTGCCTCTGTTTTATAACAGGGGTCTTTTATTTTATTCTTTAGAAATTTATACAACAGTTTCTTGAGGGAATAGTTTATTGAAAAGTTTACGAGTGTCAGAGAATAAAAAGGGAAATATACACTTATAAAAAAAGTGGGGAGCGCATTTAAGAACTTTTTATCTCCTATATAAAATGTTTTTATATGCAGATTTTTCTCACATGCATTCAAAAAAGGCAAAGGCGTAAAAGAATTATATATCAAATTTTGAGGGAAATTATATATAATTTATATAATAAAAACAAATATATAAGGTATTTATATGTATATCTCGGGGGTGATTGTGTGGCTGTTAATAGTAAAGAATTCACAGAAAATAAAAAGCTAGAAGAAATACTAAAGATGGTTGAGAAAATAAGGTATGGGTCTATAACTTTGATAATACAAGATGGAGTAATTATACAAGTAGATAAAAATGAAAAAATAAGAATAAGATAAAAATTTACATGTGAAGGAGTATATGTTAGGAAACCAAAGAATATTGGTCTAATAAAATAATTTATAATTTTTTATAAAAATGTTGACATATACGAATGAGAAGAATATATTATATAAAAAACACAGCAATCTTATATGAATAAGAGGATATGGAAAAGAATAATATTTAAGTAAGTCTGACTGGAAAGCTAGAGGACATACTTCTAATTAATAGAAGTATGTCCTCTTTTCTTTTTTAAGAAAAATATTATTCTAAATAATTTAAGGAGGAAAGTCGTAATTATGGGAACAATTAATTTAAAAGAATGTTCAGTGACTATAAGGGAGACAAGGTTAGGTTCAATTACTGGCTTTAATGGATCAGCCAAGGAACTTGTCACATGTGCTCATGCGGGAAAATTGAAAGATAGTTCAAGAAAATTTTCTCAATGTATGGGATGTAACGCAGGTCATGCTTTTTGTCAATTATCTATGATAAGAGATGCAGTTGTTGTTAATCATGCACCTATAGGATGCGCAGGTGATTTCTTTGGATTTAATTTTACTTATAGAGTCGAACAGATGAAAAGAGAGCTTCCGGCTACAATAGGAAGATATTTTAGTACCTGCATTGAAGAAAAAGATACTGTTTTCGGTGCAGCTAAGAAATTAGAGGATACCGTAAGAGAAGCATATAAAAGAACCAAACCTAATGCAATCTTTGTTACAACTTCTTGTGCATCTGGGATCATAGGTGAGGATGTAGATGCGATAACTGAAAATTTGTCAAAAGAGCTAGGTATACCAGTTATATCATGTTCTTGTGAAGGGTTTAGATCTAAAATATGGACAACAGGCTTTGATGCTGCTTATCACTCAATTTTAAGAAAGTTAGTAAAGCCGCCTAGAAAGAAAACAAATAAAATCAATGTAGCTAATTTCTGGGGAAGTCATATTTTTGATGAATTTTTAAATAGATTGGGTTATGAAGCACAATATATTGTACCATTTTCAACGGTTGCAGAACTTGAGTATATTTCAGAGGCAGCAGCAACAATCCATATATGCCCATCCCTTAGCACTTATTTAGGGGCAGCTTTAGAACAAGAATATGGAGTCAAAGAAATAAAGTCTCCACCAGCCTATGGTATAGAAGGAACAGATATATGGATGAGAGAGATTGGCAGAGTATTAGGCAAAGAGGAAGAAATTGAAGAAATTATAAAAGAAGAGCATGAAAGGGTACTACCTAAACTTGAAGAATATAGAGACAAACTAAAAGGGAAGACAGCATATGTAACAGCGGGAGCTGCTCATGGTCATGCAATAATAGCAATGCTTAGAGAGCTTGGGTTAAATGTTCAAGGGGCAGCAATATTTCATCATGATCCTCTATATGACAATAAAGATAAAACTTCGGATGCTTTAGCTCAAACAGTCAATATTTATGGTGATATCAAGCACTACAATGTTTGTAATAAACAAGCCTATGAATTGGTTAATATATTAAACAGAGTAAAACCAGATCTTATGATTGCAAGACATGGTGGAATGACTATGTGGGGGGCAAAGCTTGGAATACCAACTTTATTAATTGGGGATGAGCAATTTGGTTTTGGATATCAGGGAGTTTTAAATTATGCTTCAAGAATAGTTGAAACCCTTGATAATAGAGAATTTGTAAGTAATTTAGCCAAGCATAGTACTATGCCTTATACAAAATGGTGGCTAGATCAAGATCCATTTACTTTCTTAGGAGGTAATAGTAGTGTCGAAAATTATTGAACAACCTAGATTTTCCTGTGCTTTAGGAGCACAGCAAACAGTAATAGCCATAAAACGAGGAGTTCCTATACTACATTCTGGACCAGGATGCAGTAATAAAATTAGTTCTTTAATAGGACAAGGTGAAGGCTATGCTGGAGGAAATACAATTCCGTGTACTAATGCTACAGAAGCTGATGTAGTGTTTGGTGGGGAACGAAAACTTAAGAATGTTATTGAGGGAGCTTTCCAAGTAATAGATGCTGATTTGTATGTGGTACTTACTGGATGCACATCAGATATTGTTGGAGATGATGTAGGAAGTGTTACGTCAAAATATCAAGAAGGAGATAAACCTATTGTATATGTAGAGACAGGTGGATTTAAAAGCAATAATTACGTAAGTCATAGTGAAGTTGTCAATGCAATAATAGATCAATATGTAGATAAATTCAAAAATAGCAATGGAGTAAAAAAGGGGCTCGTAAATGTATTTGCAACAGTACCTTATCAAGATCCATATTGGAGTGGAAATTTAGAAGAAATAAAAAGAGTTCTTGAAGGTATTGGTTTAGAAGTAAATATACTTTTTGGAAATGAATCTAATGGTATTGAAGAATGGAAGACAATACCTAATGCAGAGTTTAATATAGTTGCAAGTTCATGGGTAGGATTAAATATTGCAGAACATCTAAAAAATAAATATAAAACACCATACGTGCATTTTCCATACTTGCCAATAGGAGCAATTGCGACATCAAGATTTTTAAGACAAATTGGTGAATTTGGGCATTTAGATAAAAATAAAGTTGAGAATTTTATAAAGAAAGAGGAAGAAAAATTTTATTTTCATATAGAAAAAACTGCGGACTTTATGCTTGAGT encodes the following:
- a CDS encoding nitrogenase component 1, whose translation is MGTINLKECSVTIRETRLGSITGFNGSAKELVTCAHAGKLKDSSRKFSQCMGCNAGHAFCQLSMIRDAVVVNHAPIGCAGDFFGFNFTYRVEQMKRELPATIGRYFSTCIEEKDTVFGAAKKLEDTVREAYKRTKPNAIFVTTSCASGIIGEDVDAITENLSKELGIPVISCSCEGFRSKIWTTGFDAAYHSILRKLVKPPRKKTNKINVANFWGSHIFDEFLNRLGYEAQYIVPFSTVAELEYISEAAATIHICPSLSTYLGAALEQEYGVKEIKSPPAYGIEGTDIWMREIGRVLGKEEEIEEIIKEEHERVLPKLEEYRDKLKGKTAYVTAGAAHGHAIIAMLRELGLNVQGAAIFHHDPLYDNKDKTSDALAQTVNIYGDIKHYNVCNKQAYELVNILNRVKPDLMIARHGGMTMWGAKLGIPTLLIGDEQFGFGYQGVLNYASRIVETLDNREFVSNLAKHSTMPYTKWWLDQDPFTFLGGNSSVENY
- a CDS encoding nitrogenase component 1 is translated as MSKIIEQPRFSCALGAQQTVIAIKRGVPILHSGPGCSNKISSLIGQGEGYAGGNTIPCTNATEADVVFGGERKLKNVIEGAFQVIDADLYVVLTGCTSDIVGDDVGSVTSKYQEGDKPIVYVETGGFKSNNYVSHSEVVNAIIDQYVDKFKNSNGVKKGLVNVFATVPYQDPYWSGNLEEIKRVLEGIGLEVNILFGNESNGIEEWKTIPNAEFNIVASSWVGLNIAEHLKNKYKTPYVHFPYLPIGAIATSRFLRQIGEFGHLDKNKVENFIKKEEEKFYFHIEKTADFMLEFRYGLPRKFYSILDSSYSLGFSKFLLNELGILPGKQFIIDDTPEQYKESIIKEFKNISEYRSAEVEFNVDAGAVQLEIEKEKEKDFQEGRALILGSGWDRDLAAKLNADLLITSVPVTYRLVLNCGYAGYNGGLRAIEDIYDRVLNTYR